In one window of Hymenobacter nivis DNA:
- a CDS encoding glycoside hydrolase family 2 protein: MLPPAPNYGFSTLSHDPHLANPLPRAVVRDNNYLLLDGEWRFIIDYQDVGLNDDWCLGHAYDGIASWPGSVEEHMAAAKDQTHPAVWQDQVVAWYEREFRLPERDATDKHSLFQLTFGACGYETRVWLNGHLLQTIEGEDVHYGEYTSFSFELRPGLLQLVNRLTVRIAHTMDAETPRGKQESHVYKRGGIWYQTQTGAVRSVWLEMVERNRLRSRVSVDSVIEDRLVRFNLTTRIQDPGPYTLRLQVFERVDSAPAPLATADFPLRLAAGQREQRVVLELPGARLWQPGAPNLYRLVAQLIDQDGYAAQIEADFGLRKVESRGSRVYLNNAPVYLDGILYQPGTATYEEIRRHFYAMQALGCNLVRVHIAGIDPRLYALADELGLLLWVEVPSPHSSTPRSRQNHRAELLRMLALMQSHPSVVIWSLYNEDWGCQDIATNPDTRAYIVEMYHYMKINHPQFLVIDNDGWHHISDRGRLKSDLLTAHLYTPDLGRWQELLDRLVHGELDGTAAFPLVVGDPFFYRCQKPLIVSEWGGFGFSDYGGPADAEARTSSIRAFKHELRQRSIAGDVYTQATNIEDERNGLINFHTGALEVPAGVLASQPEVPAAGPHGK, from the coding sequence ATGCTCCCCCCCGCCCCCAACTACGGCTTCTCAACCCTCAGCCACGACCCGCACCTGGCCAACCCCCTGCCCCGCGCCGTGGTGCGCGACAACAACTACCTGCTCCTCGACGGCGAGTGGCGCTTTATCATTGATTACCAAGACGTAGGGCTGAACGACGACTGGTGCCTGGGCCACGCTTACGACGGCATTGCCAGCTGGCCCGGCTCGGTGGAGGAGCACATGGCCGCCGCCAAGGACCAAACCCACCCCGCCGTGTGGCAAGACCAGGTGGTGGCCTGGTACGAGCGCGAATTTCGCCTCCCCGAACGCGACGCCACCGACAAGCACTCACTGTTTCAACTCACGTTTGGGGCCTGCGGCTACGAAACCCGCGTGTGGCTGAACGGCCACCTGCTGCAAACCATTGAGGGCGAGGACGTGCACTATGGCGAATACACCTCGTTCTCGTTCGAGCTACGGCCCGGCCTGTTGCAGCTCGTCAACCGCCTCACGGTGCGCATTGCCCACACGATGGACGCCGAAACGCCCCGCGGCAAGCAAGAGTCGCACGTGTACAAGCGCGGCGGCATCTGGTACCAAACCCAGACCGGGGCCGTGCGCAGCGTGTGGCTGGAGATGGTGGAGCGCAACCGTCTGCGCTCGCGCGTAAGCGTCGACAGCGTGATTGAGGACCGGCTGGTGCGCTTCAACCTGACCACCCGCATCCAGGACCCGGGGCCCTACACGCTGCGCCTCCAAGTGTTTGAGCGCGTCGACAGCGCGCCCGCTCCGCTGGCCACCGCCGACTTCCCACTGCGCCTCGCCGCCGGGCAGCGCGAGCAGCGCGTGGTGCTGGAGCTGCCCGGGGCCCGCCTGTGGCAGCCCGGGGCCCCCAACCTGTACCGCCTCGTGGCCCAGCTCATCGACCAGGACGGCTACGCGGCCCAGATTGAGGCGGATTTCGGCCTGCGCAAAGTTGAGAGCCGCGGCAGCCGGGTGTACCTCAACAACGCGCCCGTGTACCTCGACGGCATCCTCTACCAGCCCGGCACGGCTACCTACGAGGAAATCCGCCGCCACTTCTACGCCATGCAGGCGCTGGGCTGCAACCTGGTGCGGGTGCACATCGCCGGCATCGACCCGCGCCTCTACGCCCTGGCCGACGAGCTGGGCCTGCTGCTGTGGGTGGAGGTGCCTAGCCCGCACAGCTCCACGCCCCGCAGCCGCCAAAACCACCGCGCCGAGCTGCTGCGCATGCTGGCCCTGATGCAGTCGCACCCCTCGGTGGTCATCTGGAGCCTCTACAACGAAGACTGGGGCTGCCAGGACATTGCCACCAACCCCGACACCCGGGCCTACATCGTGGAGATGTACCACTACATGAAAATCAACCACCCGCAGTTTTTGGTGATTGACAACGACGGCTGGCACCATATTTCCGACCGGGGCCGCCTGAAATCAGACCTGCTCACGGCCCACCTATATACCCCCGACCTGGGCCGCTGGCAGGAGCTACTCGACCGCCTCGTGCACGGCGAGCTCGACGGCACCGCCGCCTTCCCGCTCGTGGTGGGCGACCCGTTCTTCTACCGCTGCCAGAAGCCCCTGATTGTGAGCGAGTGGGGCGGCTTCGGCTTCTCCGACTACGGGGGCCCCGCCGACGCCGAGGCCCGCACCAGCAGCATCCGCGCCTTCAAGCACGAGCTGCGCCAGCGCTCCATCGCCGGCGACGTGTACACCCAGGCCACCAACATCGAAGACGAGCGCAACGGTCTCATCAACTTCCACACCGGGGCCCTGGAAGTGCCGGCCGGCGTGCTGGCCTCGCAGCCCGAGGTGCCGGCGGCAGGGCCTCACGGCAAATAA
- a CDS encoding Mrp/NBP35 family ATP-binding protein: protein MPITEEAVFKALSYVEEPDLGQDLVTLKMIEDVHIDGLTVAFTVVLTTPACPLKQLIHDACERAIHTMVDKDANVVITMNSRVTTLRNNNELLPGVKNIIAIASGKGGVGKSTITANLAVALAASGAKVGLIDADISGPSMPLMFGVEDSKPHVFQGPNGKNLIQPIERYGVKLMSIGFLAPAESAIVWRGPMASSALKQFITEVEWGELDYLLLDLPPGTSDIHLTLVQSVPVTGAVIVTTPQRVALADAQKGLQMFRQPQINVPVLGIVENMAWFTPAELPDNKYFIFGENGGQRLAELHDVPLLGQLPLVQSIREDGDQGRPAVLDATSAVGQAFANLAEAVARQVSIRNNIAPKTTVVEMQR from the coding sequence ATGCCGATAACCGAAGAAGCCGTTTTTAAGGCCCTGAGCTACGTGGAGGAGCCCGACTTGGGCCAGGACCTGGTAACCCTCAAAATGATTGAGGACGTGCACATTGACGGCCTCACCGTGGCCTTCACCGTGGTGCTCACCACGCCCGCCTGCCCCCTCAAGCAGCTCATCCACGACGCCTGCGAGCGGGCCATCCACACGATGGTGGACAAGGACGCCAACGTGGTGATTACCATGAACTCGCGCGTGACCACCCTGCGCAACAACAACGAGCTGCTGCCCGGCGTAAAAAACATCATCGCCATTGCCTCGGGCAAGGGCGGCGTAGGCAAAAGCACCATCACGGCTAACCTGGCGGTGGCGCTGGCCGCCTCCGGGGCCAAAGTAGGTTTGATTGACGCCGATATTTCGGGCCCCAGCATGCCGCTGATGTTCGGGGTGGAAGATTCCAAGCCGCACGTGTTCCAGGGCCCCAACGGCAAGAACCTCATCCAGCCCATCGAGCGCTACGGCGTGAAGCTGATGAGCATCGGCTTCTTGGCCCCGGCCGAAAGCGCCATCGTGTGGCGGGGCCCCATGGCCTCGTCAGCCCTCAAGCAATTCATCACCGAAGTGGAGTGGGGCGAGCTGGATTACCTGCTGCTCGACCTGCCCCCCGGCACCTCCGATATCCACCTCACGCTGGTGCAGTCGGTGCCCGTGACCGGGGCCGTCATCGTGACCACACCGCAGCGCGTGGCCTTGGCCGATGCCCAGAAGGGCCTCCAAATGTTCCGCCAGCCCCAGATCAACGTACCCGTACTGGGCATCGTCGAAAACATGGCTTGGTTCACGCCGGCCGAGCTGCCCGACAATAAATACTTTATCTTCGGCGAAAACGGCGGCCAGCGCCTGGCCGAGCTGCACGACGTGCCCCTGTTGGGCCAGCTGCCGCTGGTGCAAAGCATTCGCGAGGACGGCGACCAGGGCCGGCCCGCCGTGCTCGACGCCACGTCGGCCGTGGGCCAGGCCTTTGCCAATCTGGCCGAAGCCGTGGCCCGGCAAGTGAGTATTCGCAACAACATCGCGCCCAAAACCACCGTGGTGGAAATGCAGCGCTAG
- a CDS encoding NifU family protein: MLLDHPLLPRIEAALDDLRPYLATDGGNVRVANITAEGVLQLEWEGACGACPMSPMTRAGLEDSVRRAVPEITAVEAK, encoded by the coding sequence ATGCTCCTCGACCATCCCCTGCTGCCCCGCATCGAAGCCGCCCTGGACGATTTGCGCCCTTACCTGGCCACCGACGGCGGCAACGTGCGCGTGGCCAACATCACCGCCGAAGGCGTTCTCCAACTCGAATGGGAAGGCGCCTGCGGGGCTTGCCCCATGTCGCCGATGACGCGCGCCGGCCTCGAGGATTCCGTGCGCAGAGCCGTGCCAGAAATCACGGCCGTAGAAGCTAAATAA
- the fahA gene encoding fumarylacetoacetase — MSVSALNDSSLRAWIDIPFQHDFPIQNLPFGVFETDERGPRLAVAIGDYVLDLYVLSTFGFFDDLTELGNAQPRVFRRRSLNGFLRLGQPAWRAVRQRVSELLRHDNADLRDHPEAAHAALVRQRDVAMLRPVKPANYTDFYSSLTHAANVGTMFRGPENALLPNWRHLPVAYHGRASSIVASGTPIRRPRGQMLAPGADAPTFGPSQQLDFELEMAFIVGAPSNLGTPVPIEEAEDHIFGLCLFNDWSARDVQSWEYVPLGPFLGKNFGSSLGPWVVTLDALEPFRTAGPAQEPTPLPYLQTTGDHHFAIQLEASLAPAGGPETVLARPAFQGLYWSMAQQLAHHTSNGCNLEVGDVCASGTISDPGAFGSLLELAVRGTQPVPLADGSTRVFLLDGDTVTLRAYAEADGVRIGFGEVSGMILPAAE, encoded by the coding sequence ATGTCCGTTTCCGCCCTGAACGACTCCAGCCTGCGTGCCTGGATTGACATTCCGTTCCAGCACGATTTCCCCATCCAGAACCTGCCGTTCGGCGTATTTGAAACCGACGAGCGGGGCCCCCGCCTGGCCGTGGCCATCGGCGACTACGTGCTGGACCTGTACGTACTCAGCACCTTCGGCTTTTTCGACGACCTCACCGAGTTGGGCAACGCCCAGCCGCGGGTGTTCCGCCGCCGCTCGCTGAACGGGTTTTTGCGGCTGGGTCAGCCGGCGTGGCGCGCCGTGCGCCAGCGCGTAAGCGAGCTATTGCGCCACGACAACGCCGACTTGCGCGACCATCCTGAAGCCGCCCACGCCGCCTTGGTGCGCCAGCGCGACGTAGCCATGCTGCGCCCCGTGAAGCCCGCCAACTACACCGATTTCTACAGCAGCCTGACGCACGCCGCCAACGTGGGCACCATGTTCCGGGGCCCCGAAAACGCCTTGCTGCCCAACTGGCGGCACCTGCCAGTCGCCTACCACGGCCGCGCCAGCAGCATCGTGGCCAGTGGCACGCCCATCCGGCGGCCCCGGGGCCAAATGCTGGCACCCGGCGCCGACGCGCCCACCTTCGGCCCCAGCCAGCAGCTCGATTTTGAGCTGGAAATGGCCTTTATTGTGGGCGCGCCTTCAAACCTAGGCACGCCCGTGCCCATCGAGGAGGCCGAAGACCACATTTTCGGCCTGTGCCTGTTCAACGACTGGAGCGCCCGCGACGTGCAAAGCTGGGAGTACGTGCCGCTGGGGCCCTTCCTGGGAAAGAACTTTGGCAGTAGCCTGGGGCCCTGGGTGGTTACGCTTGACGCGCTGGAGCCCTTCCGCACCGCCGGCCCGGCGCAGGAGCCCACGCCCCTGCCCTACCTGCAAACCACCGGCGACCACCACTTCGCCATCCAGCTCGAAGCCTCCCTGGCGCCCGCCGGGGGCCCCGAAACGGTGCTGGCCCGCCCCGCCTTCCAGGGCCTGTACTGGAGCATGGCCCAGCAACTGGCCCACCATACCTCCAACGGCTGCAACCTGGAAGTGGGCGACGTGTGCGCCTCCGGCACCATTTCCGACCCCGGCGCCTTCGGCTCGCTGCTGGAGCTGGCCGTGCGCGGCACCCAGCCCGTGCCCCTGGCCGACGGCAGCACCCGCGTTTTCCTCCTCGACGGCGATACCGTAACGCTGCGCGCCTACGCCGAGGCCGACGGCGTGCGCATCGGCTTTGGCGAGGTGAGCGGAATGATTTTACCCGCCGCGGAATAA
- a CDS encoding tRNA-(ms[2]io[6]A)-hydroxylase: protein MKEKTILKLKLNTDPRWVDIASKNIEDILVDHAWCEQKAASTGISMIIHYPEKTRLVDELTLLVAEEWSHFERVLDELRKRGFVLGRPRRDEYVVQLLAHVRKGGARERQLLDQLLVSALIEARSCERFKLLWKHIPDPGLSQFYYELMVSEAGHFVSYVDLAKEYCADYDVDARLQELLKIEGDIVTNLPVRDDRMH, encoded by the coding sequence ATGAAAGAGAAAACTATCCTGAAACTTAAGCTGAATACCGACCCGCGGTGGGTGGATATTGCCAGCAAAAACATCGAAGATATCCTCGTCGACCATGCCTGGTGCGAGCAGAAAGCGGCCAGCACCGGCATCAGCATGATCATCCACTACCCCGAGAAAACCCGGCTGGTGGACGAGCTGACGCTGCTCGTGGCCGAGGAGTGGAGCCACTTCGAGCGCGTGCTCGACGAGCTGCGCAAGCGCGGCTTCGTGCTGGGCCGCCCGCGCCGCGACGAGTACGTGGTGCAGCTGCTGGCCCACGTGCGCAAAGGCGGGGCCCGCGAACGCCAGCTTCTGGACCAGCTCCTCGTGTCGGCCCTCATCGAAGCGCGCAGCTGCGAGCGATTCAAGCTGCTCTGGAAGCACATTCCCGACCCTGGGCTGAGCCAGTTCTACTACGAGCTGATGGTGTCGGAAGCCGGCCATTTCGTGAGCTACGTCGATTTGGCCAAAGAATACTGCGCCGACTACGACGTAGACGCCCGCTTGCAGGAACTACTAAAAATCGAGGGTGACATCGTAACGAACCTGCCCGTGCGCGACGACCGAATGCACTAG
- a CDS encoding putative porin, whose product MRYFLFFLHLLRRGRRGGPAGVFLLAGALLLGAPAAHAQVVDDSTKVLYGPKTTRVIYEAEVLRDSTAGTPVDTSLVKLPQIRFWMHDSTFQQDLGTVGSASRPLLYQPNLKLGARLGRNVFDKYARESSDIPYYDSRSPYSFFRILQSTSGEQVFEISYSRSLKKNFSVGAAYERIASNKIIGTTSGAVGGVGLVEHSNLLFFTRYQSENGRYRLLANISTSRQRAVEQGGVWPRDTEKRDTVNRVQNPAYPGNLFNYSSERVYLAQAQNTENRDQLHAFQSYRLLGRGLTAYHVLDFKHQYNNYSDGLLPRNLPDTTLLFYPNTKLRTKTSTLDRVDYKQVENTFGLLGHINALGNTAVEYRVYGRLRNAFLAAYSDTAYVIQPTTPSGIPTAATRLQRVQSRNYLEEFVGGTAAFNYRGSYAVEVAGELKVPDLGLLRDSIFRTIRNSEYWLRGTIRTGPLSGEILITSYSPTLTQREFLGNHYKWQYADKNGNATFKNTSTQQFTGRLRQALPGFADHLFEASASVVNLVNYVYYDKNGTPAQLSTTKQLLIGSARHRVRFGRFGFDNQGIYTYGAGNEGAALRIPALVTESRAYYQSYIFGRAMFTQVGLEFYYQSRFKGYGYSPSTQQFYLQDDFTIRNYGVASAFFAADIKTVSVFLKVPYLNQGLAGQGYFASPFYPAYPRRLQFGLNWKFFN is encoded by the coding sequence TTGCGCTACTTCCTTTTCTTTCTGCATTTGCTGCGCCGCGGCCGGCGTGGCGGGCCCGCCGGGGTCTTCCTGCTGGCCGGGGCGCTGCTGCTGGGGGCCCCGGCGGCCCACGCCCAAGTCGTCGATGACTCGACCAAGGTGCTGTACGGGCCCAAAACTACCCGCGTCATTTACGAGGCTGAGGTGCTGCGCGACTCCACGGCCGGCACGCCCGTCGATACCAGCTTGGTGAAGCTGCCGCAAATCCGGTTCTGGATGCACGATTCCACGTTTCAGCAGGATTTGGGCACGGTGGGCTCGGCCTCGCGGCCGCTGCTCTACCAGCCTAACCTGAAGCTGGGGGCCCGGTTGGGGCGCAACGTGTTCGATAAGTACGCCCGCGAAAGCAGCGATATTCCGTACTACGACAGCCGCTCGCCGTACTCGTTTTTCCGGATTTTGCAGTCCACCTCGGGCGAGCAGGTGTTTGAAATCAGCTACAGCCGCAGCCTGAAAAAGAACTTCAGCGTGGGAGCCGCCTACGAGCGCATCGCGTCGAACAAAATCATCGGCACCACCTCGGGGGCCGTGGGCGGGGTGGGCCTGGTGGAGCACAGCAACCTGCTGTTTTTCACCCGCTACCAGTCCGAAAACGGCCGCTACCGCCTGCTGGCCAACATCAGCACCAGCCGCCAGCGCGCCGTGGAGCAGGGCGGCGTGTGGCCGCGCGACACGGAGAAACGTGATACGGTGAACCGCGTCCAAAACCCTGCTTACCCCGGCAACCTGTTCAACTATTCCAGCGAGCGGGTGTACCTGGCGCAGGCCCAAAACACCGAGAACCGCGACCAGTTGCACGCCTTCCAGAGCTACCGGCTGCTGGGTCGGGGCCTGACTGCTTACCACGTGCTCGATTTTAAGCACCAGTACAATAACTACTCCGACGGCTTGCTCCCGCGCAACCTCCCCGATACGACCCTGCTGTTTTACCCCAATACGAAGCTGCGCACCAAAACCAGCACCCTCGACCGGGTTGATTACAAGCAGGTGGAGAACACCTTCGGCCTGCTGGGCCACATCAACGCGCTGGGCAATACCGCCGTGGAATACCGCGTGTACGGGCGGTTGCGCAACGCTTTTCTGGCGGCCTATTCCGATACAGCTTACGTTATTCAACCCACCACACCGAGCGGGATTCCCACGGCCGCCACTAGGTTGCAGCGGGTGCAAAGCCGTAATTATCTCGAGGAGTTCGTGGGTGGTACGGCAGCTTTTAACTACCGCGGCAGTTACGCAGTGGAAGTAGCCGGAGAACTCAAAGTTCCTGATTTAGGGTTGTTGCGTGACAGTATTTTTCGAACGATTCGCAACAGTGAGTACTGGCTGCGCGGCACGATACGCACAGGGCCCCTATCGGGTGAAATATTAATCACCTCGTATTCGCCTACGCTCACACAGCGCGAATTTTTAGGTAATCATTACAAATGGCAATACGCAGATAAAAATGGTAACGCCACATTTAAAAACACGTCAACCCAGCAGTTCACGGGCCGGCTGCGGCAGGCACTGCCGGGCTTTGCCGACCATTTATTCGAGGCCAGCGCATCGGTGGTGAACTTGGTCAACTACGTGTATTATGACAAGAACGGGACACCTGCGCAACTCTCCACCACCAAGCAGCTGCTCATTGGCTCGGCTCGGCACCGGGTGCGTTTCGGTCGGTTCGGGTTCGATAACCAAGGCATATACACTTATGGGGCCGGGAACGAGGGTGCTGCCTTGCGCATCCCTGCTCTCGTCACCGAGTCGCGGGCGTACTACCAGAGCTACATTTTTGGCCGGGCTATGTTCACGCAGGTGGGTCTGGAGTTCTACTACCAGTCGCGGTTCAAGGGTTACGGTTACAGCCCCAGCACGCAGCAGTTCTATTTGCAGGACGATTTCACCATCCGCAACTATGGCGTGGCCAGCGCCTTTTTCGCGGCCGACATCAAAACCGTCTCGGTATTTTTGAAAGTGCCCTACCTCAACCAAGGCCTGGCCGGGCAGGGCTATTTCGCTTCGCCGTTCTACCCCGCGTACCCCCGCCGCCTCCAGTTCGGGCTGAATTGGAAGTTTTTTAATTAG
- the lpxK gene encoding tetraacyldisaccharide 4'-kinase, with the protein MPAGFAFLLLPFSWLYAGVLAVRNWLYDRGWKHSEAFAVPLVGVGNLRVGGTGKTPHVIWLLEELLRQGHRPAVLSRGYGRRTRGPRLAGPLDSAATVGDEPWQYFEQFGPRGVPVAVAEARRLGVELLLQAHPETTVVVLDDAYQHRAVRPALNVLLTEWARPFYADHVLPAGRLRESRVGARRADIIIATKCPPGAPAAACAAVAQRIRCYARPGAPVLFSSYEYGPPQALAEAAGPPAPAGSALLLTGIAQPGPLRQHLEGLGYEVVFHADFPDHHAFVPADLAALREHWRPGWPIFTTTKDAARLADPALAAALAGLPLYTIAVRAALGPRDAALLRARLPAPPGPRAA; encoded by the coding sequence ATGCCCGCTGGATTCGCCTTTTTGTTGCTGCCGTTCTCCTGGCTCTACGCGGGCGTGCTGGCCGTTCGCAACTGGCTGTACGACCGGGGCTGGAAGCATTCGGAGGCCTTTGCCGTGCCGCTGGTGGGCGTGGGCAACCTGCGGGTGGGCGGCACCGGCAAAACGCCGCACGTCATCTGGCTGCTCGAAGAATTGCTGCGCCAGGGCCACCGCCCGGCCGTGCTCAGCCGCGGCTACGGCCGCCGCACCCGGGGGCCCCGCCTGGCCGGGCCCCTCGATTCGGCGGCTACGGTGGGCGACGAGCCGTGGCAGTATTTTGAGCAGTTTGGGCCCCGGGGCGTGCCCGTGGCCGTGGCCGAAGCCCGCCGCCTCGGCGTGGAATTACTATTACAAGCGCATCCGGAAACCACCGTCGTCGTACTCGACGATGCCTACCAACACCGCGCCGTGCGCCCCGCCCTGAATGTACTGCTCACCGAGTGGGCCCGGCCATTCTACGCCGACCACGTGCTGCCCGCTGGCCGCCTGCGCGAGAGCCGCGTCGGGGCCCGCCGGGCCGACATCATTATTGCCACGAAATGCCCGCCCGGGGCCCCCGCCGCCGCCTGCGCCGCCGTGGCCCAGCGTATCCGGTGCTACGCCCGGCCCGGGGCCCCGGTGCTGTTTTCGAGCTACGAATACGGCCCGCCGCAGGCCCTGGCAGAAGCCGCCGGGCCGCCCGCGCCGGCCGGTTCGGCGCTGCTGCTCACCGGTATTGCGCAGCCGGGGCCCCTGCGCCAGCACCTCGAAGGCTTGGGCTACGAAGTAGTCTTCCACGCCGATTTCCCCGACCATCACGCCTTCGTGCCCGCCGACCTGGCGGCACTGCGGGAGCACTGGCGGCCCGGCTGGCCTATTTTTACCACCACCAAGGACGCCGCCCGGCTGGCCGACCCCGCCCTGGCGGCCGCGCTAGCCGGTTTGCCCCTCTATACCATCGCGGTGCGGGCCGCGTTGGGCCCCCGCGACGCGGCCTTGCTGCGCGCGCGGCTGCCCGCGCCTCCGGGGCCCCGCGCCGCCTGA
- a CDS encoding DUF6992 family protein, translating into MRFPLYLLALLGPLATRPATAQTAVADTLRPATLPPAAGPLHGFDAERSRLDQRGLLVLGTWAAGNLLVSGIATGQTDGSAHYFHQMNIGWGAVNLALAGAGLLAARRAARAPGAPTDRPSAVRAQLRTENLYLFNAGLDVAYLATGAYFLEKSRNPATDNPNRWRGYGQSLLLQGGFLLLFDGFQFATHHRHGQALYPLLSRVRLGPGGVAVVLPLR; encoded by the coding sequence ATGCGTTTCCCCTTGTATTTGCTGGCCCTGCTGGGGCCCCTGGCCACCCGGCCCGCCACCGCCCAAACTGCCGTCGCCGACACGCTGCGGCCCGCTACCCTGCCGCCCGCGGCGGGGCCTCTGCACGGGTTCGACGCCGAGCGCAGCCGCCTCGACCAGCGCGGGTTGCTCGTGCTGGGCACTTGGGCGGCGGGCAACTTGCTGGTCAGCGGCATTGCCACGGGCCAAACCGACGGCTCAGCCCACTACTTCCACCAAATGAACATCGGCTGGGGCGCCGTGAACCTGGCGCTGGCTGGGGCCGGCCTGCTGGCCGCCCGCCGCGCCGCCCGCGCCCCCGGGGCCCCCACCGACCGCCCCAGCGCCGTGCGCGCCCAGCTGCGCACCGAAAACCTCTATCTCTTCAACGCTGGCCTCGACGTGGCCTACCTGGCCACCGGCGCTTACTTCCTGGAAAAAAGCCGCAACCCCGCCACCGACAACCCCAACCGCTGGCGCGGCTACGGGCAGTCGCTGCTGCTACAAGGCGGCTTTTTGCTGCTGTTCGACGGGTTCCAATTTGCCACCCACCACCGGCACGGCCAGGCCCTGTACCCGCTGCTGAGCCGCGTGCGCCTGGGCCCCGGCGGAGTGGCCGTGGTGCTACCGCTGCGCTGA
- a CDS encoding uracil-DNA glycosylase family protein, which translates to MPTFASRLLHFLRTFPLPGALPTGVEALSPFRELAVYDLLSQFAHKFYADNRPRVAVLGINPGRLGMGRTGVAFTDPGALAEFCGIAHSLPRQRPEISAQFVYQVVATLGGPAAFYQHFYLGSVYPLVLLRNGLNYNYYDAPALTKLLWPDMQLSLRQQVADLGLRADVAVSLGKRNGIFFNRLNDELGLFKKIIVLDHPRYLMQYHRHDLAANVAKYVEALGECLSPANP; encoded by the coding sequence ATGCCCACTTTCGCTAGCCGCCTACTGCATTTCCTGCGCACGTTTCCGCTGCCCGGGGCCCTGCCCACCGGCGTGGAGGCCCTGAGCCCGTTCCGCGAGCTGGCGGTGTACGACTTACTCAGCCAGTTTGCGCACAAGTTCTACGCCGATAACCGGCCCCGGGTGGCCGTGCTGGGCATCAACCCCGGCCGGCTGGGCATGGGCCGCACCGGCGTAGCCTTCACCGACCCGGGGGCCCTGGCCGAGTTTTGCGGCATCGCCCACAGCCTGCCCCGGCAGCGGCCCGAAATTTCCGCGCAGTTCGTGTACCAGGTGGTAGCAACTCTGGGGGGCCCCGCGGCGTTCTACCAGCACTTCTACCTGGGCTCGGTGTACCCGCTCGTATTGCTGCGCAATGGCCTGAATTACAATTATTACGACGCGCCCGCCCTCACCAAATTATTGTGGCCCGACATGCAACTGTCGTTGCGCCAACAGGTAGCAGACCTCGGCCTGCGCGCCGACGTAGCCGTGAGTCTGGGCAAGCGCAACGGCATCTTCTTCAACCGATTAAACGACGAATTGGGCTTGTTCAAAAAGATCATCGTCCTCGACCACCCGCGTTACCTCATGCAGTATCACCGCCACGACTTAGCTGCCAACGTGGCGAAGTACGTGGAAGCACTGGGCGAGTGCTTAAGCCCAGCTAATCCTTAG
- a CDS encoding Nif3-like dinuclear metal center hexameric protein produces MPTVHDLAQLLEAAAPLAYQESYDNAGLQCGDPQAEITGVLITLDCTPAVVAEAVRRGCNVVVAHHPVIFRPLKRLTGANEVEQTIMTALKNDVAIYAAHTNLDNVRGGVNDKLAEKLGLTKTRTLAPQSGLLARLTTYVPNRPEDQATDLAGRVLGALYAAGAGQVGQYAACSFRADGLGTFTPGAGTRPAIGQENHPETVPETRLEVLLPLHCQAAVLGALRQAHPYEEVAYEIVKLENTHQDVGAGLVGELPGALAPAAFRALLKERLRVPVVRFTAFEKEIKTVALCGGAGAFLIGAARAAGADAYVTGDVKYHEFFGAEGRLMLCDVGHFESEQFTGEVFRDLLLAGFGRTFAVLFAETPTNPVHYDC; encoded by the coding sequence ATGCCTACCGTTCACGACCTAGCTCAGTTGCTCGAAGCCGCCGCGCCCCTCGCCTACCAGGAGAGCTACGACAACGCTGGCTTGCAATGCGGCGACCCGCAGGCCGAGATTACCGGCGTACTTATTACGCTTGATTGCACGCCGGCCGTGGTGGCCGAGGCCGTGCGCCGCGGCTGCAACGTGGTAGTCGCCCATCACCCGGTCATTTTCCGCCCCCTTAAGCGCCTGACGGGGGCCAACGAGGTGGAGCAAACCATTATGACGGCCCTGAAAAACGACGTGGCCATCTACGCCGCCCACACCAACCTCGACAACGTGCGCGGCGGCGTGAACGACAAGCTGGCCGAGAAGCTGGGCCTGACCAAAACCCGCACCCTGGCCCCGCAGAGCGGCCTGCTGGCCCGCCTCACCACCTACGTACCCAACCGGCCCGAAGACCAGGCCACCGACCTGGCCGGCCGCGTACTGGGGGCCCTGTACGCCGCCGGCGCCGGCCAGGTGGGCCAGTACGCCGCGTGCAGCTTCCGCGCCGACGGCCTGGGCACCTTCACGCCCGGCGCGGGCACTCGCCCCGCCATCGGCCAGGAAAACCACCCCGAAACCGTGCCCGAAACCCGCCTCGAAGTGCTGCTGCCGCTGCACTGCCAGGCCGCTGTACTGGGGGCCCTGCGCCAGGCCCACCCCTACGAAGAAGTTGCCTACGAAATAGTTAAGCTTGAAAACACACACCAGGACGTGGGCGCTGGCCTGGTGGGCGAGCTGCCGGGGGCCCTGGCGCCGGCCGCCTTCCGGGCCCTGCTTAAGGAGCGGTTGCGCGTGCCGGTGGTGCGCTTCACGGCGTTTGAGAAGGAGATAAAGACCGTGGCGCTGTGCGGCGGGGCGGGCGCGTTCCTCATCGGGGCAGCGCGGGCGGCGGGGGCCGATGCCTACGTGACCGGCGACGTGAAGTACCACGAGTTTTTTGGGGCTGAGGGGCGGCTCATGCTCTGCGACGTGGGCCATTTCGAGAGCGAGCAGTTCACGGGCGAGGTATTCCGCGATTTGCTCCTGGCCGGTTTTGGGCGTACTTTTGCGGTCTTATTCGCTGAGACTCCTACGAATCCCGTTCACTATGACTGCTAA